CATGGCCCCAAACTCTGTCGACGACATGTACGATGGCTGCAGAGATCAAATGATGAAGAAGCTGCCAGAATACCTGAACAACGAgaagaacagaaacaaagaatTTGCAAAAGCCTGGAAAAATGCTGAAGCCAAAGCATACACTTCATCAGAACTAGACAAACAACACATTACAGCTATTAAATGTTACACCGCTGCTGAAAACGATGTGTATTATCAATTCAATACCGCAGTTCGAAAAGAGGGACCTGAGTACAAGACCACATTCGGCTTTCATGCTCTTCACTTTCTCCTGACTGATGCCATTCAAGCTCTGAAAGAACGCAGGAGCAAAAACGTCCCTGTGGGACAGGACGGATGTGTCACTAGCTTCCGTCGAGTCGGCAGGTCCTTtaacggaaaaaaaaacacgcagtTTCGCTTTAGCTCCTTCACCTCATCCTCATGGGGTAAGTACATCGAGAAtgataaatatggaaaaaagacGTGTTTTGAGATTAAGACGTGCTTTGGAGAAGACATATCCAAGTACTCTACAGTTGCGGA
This sequence is a window from Plectropomus leopardus isolate mb unplaced genomic scaffold, YSFRI_Pleo_2.0 unplaced_scaffold58176, whole genome shotgun sequence. Protein-coding genes within it:
- the LOC121939743 gene encoding erythroblast NAD(P)(+)--arginine ADP-ribosyltransferase-like, whose protein sequence is MGGGTHSKPAGDGTDASIQLDMAPNSVDDMYDGCRDQMMKKLPEYLNNEKNRNKEFAKAWKNAEAKAYTSSELDKQHITAIKCYTAAENDVYYQFNTAVRKEGPEYKTTFGFHALHFLLTDAIQALKERRSKNVPVGQDGCVTSFRRVGRSFNGKKNTQFRFSSFTSSSWGKYIENDKYGKKTCFEIKTCFGEDISKYSTVAEEREVLIPPYEIFKVIDIKSSGPKESFPCEVEYKVKSAGK